In a genomic window of Vulpes vulpes isolate BD-2025 chromosome 6, VulVul3, whole genome shotgun sequence:
- the PCDH20 gene encoding protocadherin-20, with protein MRGRGNARCSRAPALSWRPATRHPRLDMGRLSRPRSSSSSSRSHLPHLFLLFLFVGPFSCLASYSRATELLYSLNEGLPAGVLIGSLAEDLRLVPRAPGRQDQLSQLPERAVAERNPPLSFSLASRGLSGQYVTLDNRSGELHTSAQEIDREALCLEGGGGAAWGGSISISSSPSSDSCLLLLDVLVLPQEYFRFVKVKIAIRDVNDNAPQFPVSQISVWVPENAPVNTRLAIEHPAMDPDIGTNGVQTYRLLDYHRMFTLDVEENENGERTPYLIVMGVLDRETQDQYVSIIIAEDGGSPPLLGSATLTIGITDINDNCPLFADSQINVTVFGNATVGTPVAAVQAVDRDLGTNAQITYSYSQKVPQASKDLFHLDETTGVIKLFSKIGGSVLQTHKLTILANGPGCIPAVTTALVTIIKVIFRPPEIVPRYIANEVDGIVYLKELEPINTPIAFFTIRDPEGKYKVNCYLDGEGPFRLSPYKPYNNEYLLETTKLMDYELQQFYEIAVVAWNSEGFHVKKIIKVQLLDDNDNAPVFLQPLLELTIEENNAPNAFLTKLYATDADSGERGQVSYFLGPDAPSYFSLDSVTGILTVSTQLDREEKEKYRYTVRAVDSGKPPRESVATVALTVLDKNDNSPRFINKDFSFFVPENFPGYGEIGVISVTDADAGRNGWVALSVVNQSDIFVIDTGKGMLRAKVSLDREQQSSYTLWVEAVDGGEPALSSTAKITILLLDINDNPPLVLFPQSNMSYLLVLPSTLPGSPVTEVYAVDKDTGMNAVIAYSIIGRRGPRPESFRIDPKTGNITLEEALLQTDYGLHRLLVKVSDHGYPEPLHSTVMVNLFVNDTVSNESYIESLLRKEPEINIEEKEPQISIEPTHRKIESGSCVPTLVALSVISLGSITLVTGMGIYICLRRGKKHHREDENLEVQIPLKGKIDLHMRERKPMAISNI; from the exons ATGCGCGGCCGAGGGAACGCGCGCTGCTCGCGGGCCCCGGCTCTGAGCTGGCGCCCGGCGACCCGGCACCCGCGCCTGGATATGGGGCGTCTAAGCCgtcccaggagcagcagcagcagcagccgcagccACCTGCCG CATCTGTTCCTGCTCTTCCTCTTCGTGGGACCCTTCAGCTGCCTCGCGAGTTACAGCCGGGCCACGGAGCTTCTGTACAGCCTGAACGAGGGCCTGCCGGCGGGGGTGCTCATCGGCAGCCTGGCCGAGGACCTGCGGCTGGTGCCCCGCGCGCCCGGGAGGCAGGACCAGCTGTCGCAGCTGCCCGAGCGCGCGGTCGCCGAGCGCAACCCCCCTCTCTCCTTCAGCCTGGCCTCCCGGGGACTGAGCGGCCAGTACGTGACCCTAGACAACCGCTCCGGGGAGCTGCACACTTCTGCCCAGGAGATCGACCGGGAGGCCCTGTGTCTTGAAGGAGGTGGGGGAGCTGCCTGGGGCGGCAGCAtttccatctcctcctccccttcctcggactcttgtcttttgcttttgGATGTACTGGTCCTGCCTCAGGAATACTTTAGGTTTGTCAAGGTGAAGATCGCCATCCGGGACGTCAATGACAACGCCCCGCAGTTCCCCGTTTCCCAGATCTCTGTCTGGGTCCCGGAAAATGCACCTGTAAACACCCGGCTCGCCATAGAGCATCCTGCCATGGACCCAGATATAGGCACTAATGGGGTGCAGACCTACCGCTTACTGGACTACCATCGCATGTTCACCCTGGATGTGGAGGAGAACGAGAATGGGGAGCGCACTCCCTACCTCATTGTCATGGGAGTATTGGACAGGGAGACCCAGGACCAGTACGTCAGCATCATCATAGCAGAGGATGGTGGGTCTCCACCACTGTTGGGCAGCGCCACCCTCACCATTGGCATAACTGACATTAATGACAATTGCCCTCTCTTCGCTGACTCACAAATCAATGTCACTGTGTTTGGGAATGCTACAGTGGGCACACCGGTCGCAGCTGTCCAGGCTGTGGATAGAGACTTGGGAACCAATGCTCAGATCACCTACTCTTACAGCCAGAAAGTTCCACAAGCGTCCAAGGATTTATTCCATCTGGATGAAACCACCGGAGTCATTAAACTTTTCAGTAAGATTGGGGGAAGTGTTCTGCAAACTCACAAGCTCACCATCCTTGCTAATGGACCGGGCTGCATCCCTGCTGTGACCACAGCCCTGGTGACCATTATCAAAGTTATTTTCAGACCACCTGAAATTGTTCCTCGTTATATAGCAAATGAGGTAGATGGTATTGTTTACCTGAAAGAACTAGAACCCATTAACACTCCAATTGCGTTCTTCACCATAAGAGATCCAGAAGGTAAATACAAGGTGAACTGCTACCTGGACGGTGAAGGACCATTTAGGTTATCACCCTACAAACCATACAATAATGAGTATTTGCTGGAAACCACAAAACTAATGGACTATGAGCTACAGCAGTTCTATGAAATAGCTGTGGTGGCCTGGAACTCTGAGGGATTTCATgtcaaaaaaattattaaagtgcAACTTTTAGATGACAATGACAATGCTCCTGTTTTCCTTCAACCCTTGCTGGAACTAACTATTGAAGAAAATAATGCACCCAATGCCTTTTTGACTAAGCTGTATGCGACAGATGCTGACAGTGGAGAGAGAGGCCAAGTTTCATATTTCCTGGGACCTGATGCCCCATCATATTTTTCCTTAGACAGTGTCACAGGAATTCTGACAGTTTCCACTCAGCTGGAccgagaagagaaagaaaagtacaggTACACAGTCAGAGCTGTTGACTCTGGAAAGCCACCCAGGGAATCAGTAGCCACTGTGGCTCTCACAGTGTTGGATAAAAATGACAACAGCCCTCGGTTTATCAACAAGGACTTCAGCTTTTTCGTGCCAGAAAACTTTCCAGGGTATGGTGAGATTGGGGTAATTAGTGTAACAGATGCCGATGCCGGACGAAACGGATGGGTTGCCCTCTCGGTGGTGAACCAGAGTGATATTTTTGTCATAGACACAGGAAAGGGCATGCTGAGAGCCAAAGTCTCTTTGGACAGAGAGCAGCAAAGCTCCTATACTTTGTGGGTCGAAGCTGTTGACGGGGGTGAGCCTGCCCTCTCTTCGACTGCAAAAATCACAATTCTGCTTCTTGATATCAATGACAACCctcctcttgttttatttcctcagTCTAACATGTCCTACCTGTTGGTACTGCCTTCTACACTTCCCGGCTCCCCAGTTACAGAGGTCTATGCTGTTGACAAAGACACAGGCATGAATGCTGTCATAGCTTACAGCATCATTGGAAGAAGAGGTCCTCGGCCTGAGTCCTTTAGGATTGACCCTAAAACCGGCAACATTACTTTGGAAGAAGCGCTGCTGCAGACAGACTATGGACTCCATCGTTTACTAGTGAAAGTGAGCGATCATGGGTATCCCGAACCTCTCCATTCCACAGTCATGGTGAACCTGTTTGTCAATGACACTGTCAGTAATGAGAGCTACATCGAGAGTCTTTTAAGAAAGGAACCAGAAATTAACATAGAGGAGAAAGAACCACAGATCTCAATAGAACCAACCCATAGGAAAATCGAGTCTGGGTCCTGTGTGCCCACCCTCGTAGCTCTGTCTGTAATAAGCTTGGGTTCTATCACACTCGTAACAGGGATGGGCATATACATCTGTTtaaggagggggaaaaagcaCCACAGGGAAGACGAAAATTTGGAAGTACAAATTCCACTCAAAGGAAAAATTGACTTGCATATGAGAGAGAGGAAACCAATGGCTATttctaatatttga